TACACTTTCATAAATCAGacgcaaaataaatgtaaaacataatcCAGTTTGTCAAGCAAATgtgataaaaacaataaaaatgcttttttttttaaacacaaaatccATTTTGTAGCCACAAAAATCAGTTTAGTCAAATAAGTGTGACAGTGTAGAATGTATAACCCATTATTtggaataaaaaatacaaattgtaaCATGAAATACTGTGTTGTATTTACAAAATAAGTAATATCTACAAATTAGAAGCATCTTTCAAAGCTGTTTGCTTGTTGCAGAACCGTGGAATACACAATGAATATTCTTCACTAGCTTCtgacatacataaacacatagggactgattcattagggaaagttagTCCAAAAAATTTGTAAGTTTTCCCCAGGTTAAAACACAAGGGGTGcacatcagtttattattttgcatataagttaaatactgtctgtattttcatgtaacacagaaatactcaatagctttatttttacactgaaatttaatgttgaccTAGGACaggctctaccccaactataaatctgccatcacaatttaaatttacctcccacctcaaatgcaacatggttttgctaaggtgcaaagttactcattttttttgctttattttacttaatgaatcaggccaacaaTCATTTTTATCCATCAAATTATTAGACATTTTAACATAACCGATTTACAGAATAGTTAGAATGATCAGAAAAAATTTGttcaaaatatatgtaaatcagTCTAAACAGTCAATTAAAAACGCAAGTTAATCaggttatattttaaaaaatatctctcctttagttatcatttagttcCTGAAATCTGTCACTCCAGGATTTGGCAAATTGCATCAGTGTAGAAACAAATATGACTGCGCCGTCTCCAGGATACCCCTGAAGGGAGATCATTTCCCAAGTCCTGGCGTGCACATATAACCCACAACATTAAGTCCTGTCCACTGCTGCTCAATTATAGGATTAGTCTCATAAAACAGCGGGCACAGAACACGTCATTAAGCCTCGGTAGGTAGGTGGGCAGGATGGGGGATGGTGCACAGTTCTCCTGAGGAACTCATATAAATTCAAAGAGTCCAATGGACATTTCAGAAGAGTAGACAACTACAATTGTAATTAGTCTTTATACATGCTTTCTGCCTACCTAATAAAAGCTACAGGCATACCACATCTGTATGTCATGTGTATCAAGATCTAAAAGTGAAACTGTAACGTAAGTAATAacacacttaagctgggtacacacttatgcaTATTAGACCATAAATGACCGTTTGGTGTTTACGCTCCAATTATCATAAACACATGGCATCTGTTGATTCGTTTTTATAAATTTCCTAAAAATCaagatcaatgatggaacgattttgggcaaatgtggcagtgtgtacgcacttacGACCAgcggtgtaggcagatatctgtagggTGTTCAGAGTCCTGATCTTGtcagtagatggttatgacagatgaagagcacagatctgaaggtaaatagtgtgGATGTGTACACgggaatctgcatgatcatcgggactttcagtcgttgataAGATCTTTACAGAAATTGCACCTAAGGTAAGATTGATAGGTGTGTGCTCAGCTTAACTAATGTGTCTTACATTCAGGGCCAGATTTtgcttttttcctagcagcacttTTTGCCTCCAACTTTTGCTTCCACTTCCTCTTCTCTTCTGTCCCATGAATCATATGGATAACAGaagaatgtaaaatatataaatctaataaaaatgattttgggtttaaaaatgatatttcctgatataaaaataaaagtcatagttgttatgaatcccagtgcattcacgaagagcaacggaagtgtaaggcaaagtgtctttattcaggtaaatatattaacaaagataactcaaatccacggataacaggttccaaaagagacagtatagtaaaatggcagggacaagtataataagtttaccccagtccagaaggcacaaggccaGGGTTCAAATAGataccagacaaacaaatccaaatactGAAAAACggagaaaaaaaactaaagaaaTAATGAGGTGCACTGAAGCTCACTAAGATGTCACCAATTCAGAGAGTGGGTTCAGGGTTcagaaataacttaaaatataacttttatttagtccactaaaacagcgagatatataaaatatcaaaagttaaaaccaatgtataattaaaactaactggatgcatgcctagctatatataataaaggagaACCATGGATGGATAACCACTATAATAAGCCCCCTTCAATTGTATATAGAGTAGTGGAGAAAAATCCTGATACGAAACCAGACAGCCTTTCTATCTGGATAATCATAAACCACCAAACTAAATGATGTTTGGCTATTGTTGTTAATCAAGTGGAGGAACAGCACCCGGCTCAATCAAATTATGGGGGGTGTTTTGCTGACTACCTCAATACTGCTCCACTAACTCTGGGCTTAATTGAGCAAATTCACAAGTTCATGGGAAAAACCTCCATTAAAAATTAAAGCAATAGGCAAAAAGCATCCAGTTTCactaaacaaatccaaatagccaggcagagatcaagcaaataggcgaggtccagaagtctgtccaaaaggtcagggcaacaggcaaaacagcatggtCCAATGTACAAGCAAACAATTCGGGGtgtcaggcaagcaggcaaggtccaaggcacaggcaggggtcatacacagaaatacaATCCAGCGGGTATATAccaaacagaacaggagcaggttagcagcagccaggaacaacggGATGaattgcacagagcacagctagaggcaggtacttaaagcagtgcaacaggtgcagttctaatcaggcataatgcaaggagattaactccttcaggcacgtagaagagttcaggaacagaacagcagcacctctggtggtatgaggcactgctgctaggtacaaacaacagacagagttgtaacaatagtgtgacaggatggatcatctatgccaccctgtctgttgttgctgggacccggctgggcttactttgccactgttctctTTAGTTATcaaaaatgcaccctcttgccgcagtaggaggggcttacaaaggatGCCACCACTGAattcctataccggcatccagaataGGGTTTCTTCTGattaactgatgctgcgagtgtaccccgttactggtgtacctgggctggtactcctgacctcttactatagatcagggatgctgtggatggattcccccctggcctatcacactgaccagagctgctgggtagcaggcagagcggtggtactggaaaagctgggtccattctcagaaacagccggagaacggataaGATTtggggtctaatcggcaggtcacaggaatgcagcaatattgaagatgtttccaagcaggtctttgaagcaagatgtttatttgctctcacactggttagaggtaccagtgatcaggtcagaaacaggaagaacaagttttcaatacaagccagtgcctttaagacagtttagacacaggctatttttagaatcagcatgtaacctgtttaccaaagatagatttacatgcattgcaaagctaacaatatttacacttatcagtgaaattctagaaatgctgtgatgtcctgcatcacatgctgttcacaatgttcataaaggtttgaacactctgacaaaaggccacacagcaacgaccccctgctggacctttggccagagcaggcatttcctgctatcagactccctccccatatgccaaattggaggtttccactagcaaccttacaaaccccaaacaatgacacttctatataaaacacatcccaatacacaaaataactctatccacaaaggctcattgtatcaggtatatacatcagaaataaggcatttcctttagaaaggctaaaacagaaaaacacattttctgccttagtctcagaaataacgatttcttatctcaaaatatacacaattttaaaaataagtgcatgtgcaattatataaataagcgccctgggctatttcccttaaatacatttataccagaagttatttatcagtgaacCAGTCACACATAGAAATGCATTATTCTACAGCACTCATAAAATAATTCTAGCTACAGTAGATCAActgtataaattaatttattgtgtagtttcaaatattttgtaaaacgccaaaaaatattttgcaatatttgACGTAGAACAATATAGTTTTATAGCACAAAAACAATCCTTTAATgcacaaaatttattttttggcacaaaatttattttataatatacaatcAGTCCTTTAACATAAAATCTTCATTCTGTGACACttgaatatattttgtaaaataatcaGTTATGTGCAGGCTTATTTATAAGTAAGTAGATTAAATTATTGATTGTCAAATTGCAcccacatatacactatatggacaaaattattcggatgcttgaccattacaccaacagggactgtaatgacattgtattcaaatacatatactttaatatggagttggtccaccttttgcagtgataacagcttccactcttcttggaagactttccacaagatgttggagtgtttctgtgggattttgtgcccattcattctgtagaacatttatgaggtcagggaatgatgttggaggagaagacctggctcacaatctcagttccagttcatcccaaaagtgttcaaTGGGTTTGAGGTCAGTGCTCTGTGCCGGcagacaggtaacattctcccagcatcacttacagttgactgtggaagatccagcagggatgaaatttcacaaactgtcttattgcacaggtggcatctatcacagtaccacgcttggaGTCACTTCAGAACGACCaattttgtatcataaatgtttgcaaatgaagactgcgtggctggtgcttgattttatacacctctggcaatgggtctgattgaaacacctcaattcaattattaataggtgtggccaaatacttttgttcatatagtgtatgagAGGGCTCCATGCCTCCAGCTAAAAACCTTAAAATTGATCGCAATATTAAAATTACAGAGGAGACACTTTAAATATTAATACTTTTATGTCAAatatgttgattgtatttttcctgttgtttcatctttaaataaagcgttaaaaaaaaataaaaaaaattgatcgCAATATCTTAAGTTAGTTTCTATTTACTGATAGATGTAGACATGTAGACTTAAATGTTTTCCAGAATGAGGCATAGTCAGGAGTCTACATTGGATTGATGTGTATTATTGAAATTATAGTAGATAGTGAACTGTTATTCTGCCACAAACAGCACAGATATGATACAGATGAGATGTGGAATATGTCTTCTTACCAGGTATCTGCAATAAAACAGCTGAATGGACAGATGTTGTAGAATTTCCATCAAATGTCACTGAGATTCAGGAGAACAGAGTGATTGAGGTCTCCTGTCAGAAACAATATGAGAAGAAGACCTTCGGGCTGCAGTGCAGAAAGGAGTCCAGAGAATTTCTCCTGTTTCCTGAAGATGAACGAAGTTCATGTGTAGGTAGGAATCATGTCAAATACATACTTATATCTTTTAATCAAGTCCAAAAGCATCTCCAACGATGCTTTTTATGAACTAATTTAGAATAGATCAGTAACGGAAAAGGAAAACAAGTCTCCTATCTACAATTACTATGAagtatgtgggcagcacagtggctaagtggttagcacttctgcctcacagcgctggggtcatgagttcaattcccgaccatggccttatctgtgtggagtttgtatgttctccccgtgcttgcgtgggtttcctccaggtgctccggtttcctcccacactccaaaaatgtactagtaggttaattggctgctgtcaaaattgaccctagtcgttctctgtgtgtgtgttagggaatttagactgtaagctccaatggggcagggactgatgtgaatgagttctctgtacagcgctgcggaatgatgatgatgatgaagtatgagCAGTGAAGATGATTACACAAAGTATAAATTCAGGGACAATATTTCTACAAGTATTTTGACCAATATTCAGTAGACATACTCAGAATATAATTTGTTTCGTTAACTTTAAGAACTTCTACAAGATCCCCAAAGTATGAAAATAAAGGCCACTACTTCGCTGTTCAAAATGGGTTTATATCCTCAATCACATAACTTTGTGCCTCTTTCTGAAACATTAAAATGTAGTTCATGCCAAGTGTAGCCTCAGAAATGTACGATGAGATGACTATTTCTAATTTTCATCGTTACAACTTCACCAAGGACAAAAGAACTTTCATTGagattgaaaacaaatattaatctttagaaatatagaataaaatcattatttttttacagagAGATGTGGAAAGTTGAACGTCTCTTCTTGGAATATAACGTTATGTCCAGACCAGGAATATTATGACCCAGGTGAAGAAGTCACAGTGATTTGTCCTTCTGGATTTGAGCCAAATTTCCATAAAGTGAGATGTACCAAGCGGAATAATACAAATGTCTGGAATGTGACCAACATTTCCTGCTTAGAACTTTTTATTGGTAAAACTTTATTCTCCTAATTAGTATTGGCATTCAAGAGCTATGAGAAGTATTCTACTCCAGCTGAAGACTAGACATACATTTTCCATGTGGGCAGCTACTGTCTTCTGCTCTTTAACGTTCCAaatcttcattatttttttctaccttcttctttcttcttctattagtgtctttatttatttctattctgCTCCTCTGTCTTCTATGCCCAGGGTCATCTTGCTAGACACTTCAGGTTCTTATATTAAATTCTTCTATATAGTCTCTCCCGAAACTCAGTTTGAATTGCGGGTAAAAATTCAAATATTTTTCCCACGACATATTatgtatctgattggttgatagtaTCAATCAATCAGAGATATAAGAAGTGGTGAGAATTTGTTTTACATTCTCCCACTTATATCTGATTGGATTAATTGTTTTATCAATCAGAGCTTCAAGTAAAGCCTATATGAGAAGGTCTCTTTGAGAATCTCTGAAATCGGTGCCGTTTCGGCACATAGGGTGGGTTGGGAGAGTAAGTTTTCGTTTAAATCTTTCTtgcatatttttttcaataacttttttagtCAAAGAACTACATTGGATGAACGGGTGATTAAAGGCTTTGATTCAGATGCTAGTACCATTACTATAcatcagagccataactagaaatCTTAGCACCTGATGGCCCCTAGCTCTCAAATTAAGATGGAAAGGTAAGACAAGCATCATGAGAAGGCAGCTTCCATTGGTTCTTAGCTCACAATTTGAAAGAGAAGTTGGTGATCAACTGTTGACGGCAGAAGACAGATCTAGAGCAACTAGGAAGGAAAAACCTTTAGTTTTAAATACCAGGAGATCATTGGAAGCTTTAGTGAGGGAAGTCTCAGTTATATTAAATAATTGAGATGGTcatgaattcatcatcatcatttattatatagcgacactaattccacagcgctgtgcagagaacaaactcacaccagtccctgccccaataaagCTAGGGCAATTAATCAAGTGTTCATgaagtatattgatataatatgGGGGCTATAGGTAGGGATATGGTACAATAGAGAAAAAGTGCGACATATCACTGGATTTTATGTTATGGAACAGAAGTGAGAAAGAAAGGGAAAGATAAGTTGGTGAAGTATGTACAGAGCAGATGCTGGTGAAGAAAATATTCTAAGAACGCAGGAAATACTGGGCAGTGGGTGGTGGGACAGGTGGGACGAGTGGGACAGGTGGGACAGGTGGGATGAGTGGGACAGGTGGGATGAGTGGGACAGGTGGGATGAGTGGGACAGGTGGGACAGGTGGGATGAGTGGGACAGGTGGGACAGGTGGGATGAGTGGGACAGGTGGGATGAGTGGGACAGGTGGGACAGGTGGGATGAGTGGGACAGGTGGGACAGGTGGGACAGGTGGGATGAGTGGGACAGGTGGGACAGGTGGGATGAGTGGATGAAGAATACAGTAGCTCATCTACATCTTCTTCCAGACTTGGGAACCACTAAAGATCAGGACAGGAGGAGACGCCATGTTTGTTGTTTCACTTAAGAAGACACTTTTGCACAGAAGTGGAAAATCGAGGAGACAAAATACCATTTTGTGAGATGGGATTATTTTGATTAGATAAATTGGAGGACAGGGTGTATTTACAGGAGGGTAAACAGCAGTCTTATCTCTGCTTACAATGTTACACCAGGTATGAAAAGCTGCGTCTTAGATCAACCGTAATATTTCAGGGTTataataaagctgcccagtatttatACACTACATGTAAATGCTTCCAGTGTTTTCCCTGcacttgcacctcttgcattgcgaCATAGTTTGACTGCAGAAGACTGTCTAATAGACCCACTTACACTCTGATTTGCAGATTCCTTTTCACTCAACTTTTATACATTGAgagaggcagcatggtggctcagtggttagcacatcagcctcacagcactggggtcatgagtttgattcctgaccatggtcttatctgtgtggcgtttatatgttctctctgtgtttgtttgGGGTTTTCCTGCTGACTAAATTAGTATATGTtagagaatatagactgtaagctgtaatgggtcagagactgatgtgaatgagttctctgtacagcgctgcgtaattggtggcgctatacaaataaatgatgatgatgatgataaggactAGGAGGAAATAAGGAAAAATCACAGTCTTTACTCTTTCTCTCCCATTCGCTTTCATTGAGAAACACTTTTTTAATAATGGGAAGAACGACTGCTGACCCAGACTACACGTTATATAAGTGTATTACACTGCGCCTAGTAGGTAAATCTTCATCTCTTTACCCCAGATACCATGACGGTTCCTTCAAAGTGGACAACGAGATGCCACAAGGGGTAAGTACAAAGCTCATCACCTACCTCTAATGTTGGTTCAACTtatcacaatattttattaattagaaGATGTGTGCGGTTCAATGACAGCAAAGATTACAATTAGGACTGTTTGAATTATGACCATGTAGCCTGGTCCTACCATACAGTGGTTAATGGGGATAACtagcagaggagggatgaggcaTCCGTGGGTATTTAAGGGAACTTTATGCAGGTAAATAATTTACTGAAATTACACAGTACCGTCCCCTGCCCTATTATAGGCATCACTGTTAataattaaagtaaaaatatttctatttatttacatacatacatatatattctatCAAGTGGTTTAAACTCTTGAAGGCAAAGTGACTTGTCTAAGGTATGGATATTGAAACTGAAGTCTGCCCCAAGCCTCACTTAGACCTATTAGTTCACCCAGTGCGATGAATCACTGATCCATTCCTTAACTTGTGTTTTTCCAGCTCATTCCTGGCTTCACCATGGATTGTGGTGCCAGTTACCATACTGCTCACCCTGGTGATGGTTCTTGTGGGAAAGATACTTTATACTCGGTGGAAACGACCTGGGTAACTATCTCCATGTTATCAGCTATAGTAAATGCTATTTAAGCCCTTCTGATGAGAGATTCCCTCCCCCTTCCTGCTCTCACCAATGGTGATGGGATACTTAGTAAATGTGGTATTTGCAGTCAATGTGAGTCTGAGTTAGTTGTGACAGAACGGACAACTCATCCAGTCTGTCTTCTCTCTCATCAGTTTATCTGTGATTCTACCAATTTGTAATGGGGATTTCCTTTTTGCCGTCAGTACTCTGATATAACTGGTCATTCCTATTGGAGTAACTACATACTATCACTGACTATGAGTGTCAGCTGGCTGTATgtcactgccaccaccaggctccttctctggctcctggaaccatttataccactttcatactgccgccccggcaatatcccgggttgttaacccgggatattgccggggcacagggcagtatagataagaagattcccgggtcgggcgggttcatactgcacctgcccgacccgggttttagaaaaaaaaaagtgtaaaaaaagttttaattaaaaaaaaatacataagaaatgtttacttaacttattttcagccagcggtgtctccggtgcgttgccggctgtcagggaaacctctgggtactaaaatgacgtcatttctagtccattagaaatgacgtcattttagtacccagaggtccccctgacagccggcaacgcaccggagacaccgctggctgaaaataagttaagtaaacatttcttatgtattttttattaattaaaatcttttttttttacttcacaattttttttttttacagtatgaatggtgagacccgggaattacacggggtgcaccattcatactgcaggcgagctgggtccaacacgggaattaccactcgcaaaatcccgggtctaagtcccgggattttagacccgggattttgtggttggactattcatactgcaccaagacccgggtttttcagcgtgcctctgcaaaaacccggatttttggtgcagtatgaatggggtattacttctATACACACAATACAGCAACATGTGccaaatatttaaataagtgTTTTTAATACTGATCCAGTCCTACTGGATGTTTTAGAAGGGTGACCAATTGGGGAGAGGGGGTAGATTGCATTCagccaaccaatcaggactaGATTTTACTGGACCAATAGGCAAAGACtttgggccttatttagagttaggagcaaagcagaaATGAGGAAACGTGTTCCTAtagaaaccatattacaatgcaaatgGTGCAGATGCATTTATTGAATTTTTGCATACATGGAAAATgctgtctgcttttgcatgttGCACACAAACACTGAACAACTttctttttacactgcaatttagagtttagCTAGAACATACCGCCTTCCAAATGTAAGTCTATCCACACGTTTTAATCCCCCCTTTGCAgtgtaacatagttttgccaaaagcgccaattttttcctttttttgctttgcacctAACTATAAATTAATGTCCCCCTGATGAAGGATGAGAGCTCCCTCCTGAAAATAGGATATCTTCAACACAGTGATtcttatataataatgtttagcCTCAGTGAATAGCTCTGGTCACATGGAGCAATGAGTTAATTAAAACTGGGATTcaaacacaatatacagtaatctGTAATTTAACATTTAAGAACAATATGTTTAGCTTTTAGGACATTTCCACAGCACACACAGAACAGAATGGAATCGATTTTTTCTTTGCAGTAGACGggaaaatcatgggctgtgagggaggaagggagaggaagggggaggaagggagaggaagggggaggaagggggaggaagggagaggaagggggaggaagggggaggaagggggaggaagggagaggaagggggaggaagggggaggaagggagaggaagagggaggaagggggagggggtgcaggtgggcagagaagtgagttgaaagtggcaaagaggtgacgtgggttagaagactggatggatattagagatttgaagaatgtttgtttgtcaATAGAAAGGACAGCGCTGTAAGATGAGAGGACGAATTTGTAGTGGAAGAGATCTGGACAGGAATGAGATTTCCTGCAgtacgggagcacttttgcaggtagtgggtctgtttggtGCGCCATGGTTGGGTatcatacacagccatcatcactattaatcagcacctacaccagacctgtagctggtgcaaatgatgcgACAGAAAAaaacgtacctgagagatgcccaaagcttgaattggacactgcttgagcttggcacgtccttactgtacactgactacgggcatacgcccagtcccctccccgttccgcccatgaaatcgtaggctacaGTAAGTGTCATTCTTGCtccaagatgaattggatgttgctgcattcccTGGTGTATAGTCGGTTCGAGACATGCGCAGAGCGAGTTTACGTGAAATAGGGCACATATCGGCCTTTACATTACTTAATTAATCACAACCTGTATGTTTTATAACAAAATCAAATATGTGCaggttattttaaataaagttaaagGAGTGATGGAGCTGTAAGCACAAAGctgattgtttatttttacttgatatttctttttattttgggaACATCTTGGTTTATTTTATTGGTCTTCAGTCAGCACTAAATGATTCAGTGTACGGATCTTAGAGAGCTGCGTCTATGTGGTCTGTCCCTCACTGCATTGAGTCTGCCCTCTGCTGGAGAAGTCCTGGTGAGGTCATGGTGTCCTCTGCAATCACAGGAGCAGCCCATAGAGCTCAGATCTCTGTGTGCTGGGTCCTCTCAGTACCCCAGGCTGTTTTGAGAGCTGTGTCTGCCATGTCATAATGCCAGTGATGAGATAGGGGGCCACCACTGTGCTACTGTTACCTGGTAACTTTCTGAACCTAAGGCACACAACTGACAAAGATCAAGTGGTCgttattttatatagaaaaatagAGGTATTTACAGATCATACGAGGGTACATGCAGCTAACAAGCTGTCATTGGGTCCACCACTATAGTATGAAGCTTACTATCCATCCATACCCTAAAGAGACTATAGACACCAAGTTCTCTGGAGTGATGTTCTTGATCCTATGGAGCACTGACTCCGAGCCACACTATTCACTCCTCTGCCAGTTGGACAGAGATCAAGACCAATGTCCTCTTGCTATTGGCAAGTACACAAGGTAATGAGATCCACGGAGGCCTGGAGATCCGTACACcacaacagaaaagaagaaaatccgCACAGGGTTAAAGGTATCCCCGTCTATATATTGCCACCTCAAAATTGATATACCTGAGGGGCTGCTCTTCCAATTGATAATAATAGAGAAAGAGGGAGATTAGAATTGGAAATAGAAGATGGCACTCCTATCCAAAAAAACTTAATCCCAATTATCTTAAAATTTTTGGTATTCTACCTTTATTAGTTAtatcattaaaaattaaaaactaaaataatgatTGCCCTAAGCAATTCAATGTAGACCCTAGTTTATAACAGtgatatattaaaaacatagaaAAGAAAGGgtaaatagaaagaaaaagtgtaaataaaatacatattatcgACCCCTAGGTGGAGCAGTCACCCAAATCTGTAAGAGGAAAAACTTCTTTAAATGGCAGCTATATTGTAGCAATAAAATAGTCTACGTGAGTTTGAATCactcatttattatatatacagatatattgcGTCTATATATCCAAAATATCTCTTGTCCTCatgcaaattatatatttaaacgTGTGTTTATATCACTCTTTTATTGCACATATAACTATATTACATCTATATATCAGAAATTATCCCTTAACCTCATGCAAACTGCATATTCACTGATAATGCTGGGTGTATATATAGATG
The Mixophyes fleayi isolate aMixFle1 chromosome 1, aMixFle1.hap1, whole genome shotgun sequence DNA segment above includes these coding regions:
- the LOC142102504 gene encoding uncharacterized protein LOC142102504 isoform X2, translating into MYLSSNLMELILVWGSVCVVGVWSLTGPNNVSIQSGQELTVQCAYNTAYKSYIKYWCKGDSWRHCDIVVSTTEKNNEVTNGRFFINDTFSIPSFSVTMADVKPADSDTYYCGVEKSAHDMMHKIIVHVLPGICNKTAEWTDVVEFPSNVTEIQENRVIEVSCQKQYEKKTFGLQCRKESREFLLFPEDERSSCVERCGKLNVSSWNITLCPDQEYYDPGEEVTVICPSGFEPNFHKVRCTKRNNTNVWNVTNISCLELFIDTMTVPSKWTTRCHKGSFLASPWIVVPVTILLTLVMVLVGKILYTRWKRPGNKYKWTMRSRTPELVSEV
- the LOC142102504 gene encoding uncharacterized protein LOC142102504 isoform X1 produces the protein MYLSSNLMELILVWGSVCVVGVWSLTGPNNVSIQSGQELTVQCAYNTAYKSYIKYWCKGDSWRHCDIVVSTTEKNNEVTNGRFFINDTFSIPSFSVTMADVKPADSDTYYCGVEKSAHDMMHKIIVHVLPGICNKTAEWTDVVEFPSNVTEIQENRVIEVSCQKQYEKKTFGLQCRKESREFLLFPEDERSSCVERCGKLNVSSWNITLCPDQEYYDPGEEVTVICPSGFEPNFHKVRCTKRNNTNVWNVTNISCLELFIDTMTVPSKWTTRCHKGSFLASPWIVVPVTILLTLVMVLVGKILYTRWKRPGVTDEWRFLGEDPSDPSHVPYPFLDKHDATCPQLQPGE